A window from Rana temporaria chromosome 8, aRanTem1.1, whole genome shotgun sequence encodes these proteins:
- the LOC120910468 gene encoding zinc finger protein OZF-like, producing the protein MTQNDQKPTTSSSSVSSCSIKPDWKQTQNKSDSVDDYIRILSRRPGGDSITRGSSRSLKTTRILGKKVKRWTERQQRIFIRCDVSFVPSSFLQIISPPTKAIRPGQGHHDEPYYGPLKKSGGHVTLSSHSVMSRAWSRTRSPIVEPPPSSPTPERSDKKILEVTQKIIELLMGEVSDGSSTRNPPERCPRPLYSRDSTQEHQEILQVYQDEDLIVIKVEDEEEMSVLADEPCREDLSPEISTDIHPKGNNSVGHPVTYPDNGTSPAENPVIPPLHRALHGTELPYDPSTCGKSFTERSHHIAQSVGSTFSYSAYDNCFSSGVKLISHQTTQTGEHPYTCSECGKVFVQKSHLVTHQRIHTGEKPYSCPLCGKSFTDKANLLQHERIHSGDHPFSCSQCGKSFKQKAHLAIHQRTHTGEKPYSCSLCGRCFTQKSDVVKHQRVHTGEKPYSCSECGKRFTEKSALVRHERVHTGEKPYLCPQCGKGFAYKSVLVKHQRNHTGEMPYSCAECGKCFKQKSNLVTHQRTHTGEKPFSCSECGKCFSRKLYLVSHQQLHR; encoded by the exons GGCGACCAGGGGGTGATTCCATCACCAGAGGATCGTCACGGAGCCTGAAAACAACGAGgattctggggaaaaaagtgaagcGGTGGACAGAAAGGCAGCAGCGCATCTTTATTAGGTGTGACGTCTCCTTCGTGCCTTCCTCTTTTTTACAGATCATTTCTCCCCCGACAAAAGCCATACGGCCCGGCCAGGGGCACCATGATGAGCCT TACTATGGACCTTTGAAAAAGTCTGGTGGTCATGTGACACTCAGCAGCCATTCCGTTATGTCCAGAGCATGGAGTAGGACCCGGAGCCCCATTGTggagcctccaccttcctcaCCCACACCTGAGAGAAGTgacaagaagattctagaagtcacccagAAGATCATTGAGCTGCTGatgggagaggtgagcg atggatccagtaccAGAaatcccccagagagatgtccccgtcctctgtattcccgggactccaCACAGGAGCATCAGGAGATCCTCCAGGTTTATCAG GATGAAGATCTGATTGTTATTAAAGTAGAAGATGAAGAAGAGATGTCTGTGCTGGCCGATGAGCCATGTAGGGAAGACCTATctccagagatcagcacag ATATACATCCCAAAGGAAATAATTCAGTGGGACATCCTGTGACCTATCCAGATAATGGAACAAGTCCAGCAGAAAACCCTGTTATTCCGCCTCTCCATCGGGCTCTACATGGTACAGAACTGCCTTACGACCCCTCTACATGTGGGAAGTCTTTTACTGAACGATCCCACCACATCGCCCAGAGCGTTGGCTCCACATTCTCGTATTCTGCTTATGATAATTGTTTTTCCTCGGGTGTAAAGCTTATTTCCCATCAGACAACTCAGACAGGAGAGCACCCTTACACCTGTTCCGAATGTGGCAAGGTTTTTGTCCAGAAGTCCCACCTTGTCACCCACCAACGgattcacactggggagaagccctATTCCTGCCCCCtctgcgggaaatctttcaccgaCAAGGCAAACCTTTTACAGCACGAGAGGATCCACTCCGGAGACCACCCGTTTTCCTGTTCCCAGTGTGGAAAGTCGTTTAAGCAGAAGGCCCATCTGGCGATCCACCAAAGGACTcatacaggggagaagccgtattcttgctCTTTGTGCGGGAGGTGCTTTACCCAGAAGTCGGATGTGGTAAAGCACCAAAGGGTTCAtacaggggaaaagccgtattcgtgttctgagtgcgggaagcgtTTCACCGAAAAGTCAGCCCTGGTGAGGCACGAGAGGgtccacacaggagagaagccttaTTTATGCCCTCAGTGTGGCAAAGGCTTTGCCTATAAGTCGGTCCTGGTCAAGCATCAACGGAACCACACGGGGGAAATGCCATACTCGTGTgcggagtgcgggaaatgcttcaAGCAGAAGTCCAACCTTGTCACCCACCAGAGAactcacactggagagaaacccTTCTCCTGCTCAGAATGCGGCAAGTGTTTTTCCAGGAAACTATATTTGGTCTCTCATCAGCAGCTTCACAGGTGA